One Acinetobacter pullicarnis genomic region harbors:
- the argH gene encoding argininosuccinate lyase, with the protein MTTSSHSSQPATQNQTSGMWGGRFSEATDAFVAEFTASVQFDQRFYRQDIAGSKAHASMLAKVGVLTEQERDDIIQGLDTIQAEIEAGNFEWRIDLEDVHMNIEARLTDRIGITGKKLHTGRSRNDQVATDIRLYVRDEIDGILGLLHKLQTGILGLAATHTQTIMPGFTHLQTAQPVTFGHHLMAWFEMLLRDSERLIDCRKRVNRMPLGSAALAGTTYPIDRNYTAQLLGFDSATENSLDAVSDRDFAIEFNAAAALIMMHLSRMSEELILWTSAQFKFVNIPDRFCTGSSIMPQKKNPDVPELVRGKTGRVYGDLISLLTLMKAQPLAYNKDNQEDKEPLFDAIDTLRGCLMAFADMIPALVPNIEIMREAALRGFSTATDLADYLVKKGIAFRDAHEIVGKAVALGVHESKDLSELTLSQLQQFSDLITADVFDQALTLEASVNARNHLGGTAPEQVKQAIARAYTRIEQLQA; encoded by the coding sequence ATGACCACATCATCTCATTCCTCTCAACCGGCTACCCAAAATCAGACCTCTGGTATGTGGGGTGGTCGTTTTTCTGAAGCGACAGACGCTTTTGTTGCTGAATTTACCGCATCTGTACAGTTTGACCAACGTTTTTATCGACAAGATATTGCAGGCTCGAAAGCACATGCCAGTATGCTTGCAAAAGTCGGGGTATTAACGGAACAAGAGCGAGATGACATCATTCAAGGCTTAGATACAATCCAAGCTGAAATTGAAGCTGGAAACTTTGAGTGGCGTATCGATCTCGAAGACGTGCATATGAATATCGAAGCACGCCTCACAGATCGCATTGGCATTACAGGAAAAAAATTACACACAGGCCGCAGCCGAAATGACCAAGTAGCAACCGATATTCGCCTATATGTGCGCGATGAAATTGACGGTATTTTAGGCCTGCTTCATAAGCTTCAAACCGGTATTTTAGGTTTGGCGGCAACCCATACCCAAACCATCATGCCTGGCTTCACCCATTTACAAACAGCACAACCCGTGACGTTCGGACACCACTTAATGGCATGGTTCGAAATGCTGTTACGTGATAGTGAACGTTTAATCGATTGCCGCAAACGTGTGAATCGTATGCCATTGGGTTCTGCTGCACTAGCAGGCACCACCTACCCAATCGACCGCAATTACACTGCACAATTGTTAGGCTTTGACAGCGCAACTGAAAACTCTTTAGATGCAGTGTCTGATCGTGATTTTGCCATTGAATTTAATGCTGCAGCCGCATTAATTATGATGCATCTCTCTCGTATGTCAGAAGAACTAATTTTGTGGACTTCTGCTCAATTTAAATTTGTGAATATTCCAGATCGTTTCTGCACTGGCTCTTCAATTATGCCGCAGAAAAAAAATCCAGATGTACCCGAATTAGTTCGTGGTAAAACTGGTCGTGTCTATGGTGACTTAATTAGCTTATTAACCCTGATGAAAGCGCAACCGTTGGCATATAACAAAGACAATCAAGAAGATAAAGAACCATTATTCGATGCAATCGATACATTACGTGGCTGTCTAATGGCTTTTGCCGATATGATTCCTGCACTGGTGCCCAATATTGAGATCATGCGTGAAGCTGCGTTACGTGGTTTTTCAACTGCGACTGATTTAGCAGACTACCTTGTGAAAAAAGGCATCGCTTTCCGTGATGCACATGAAATTGTTGGTAAAGCCGTTGCACTTGGCGTACATGAGAGCAAAGATTTGTCTGAATTAACGCTCAGCCAACTACAACAGTTCTCTGACTTAATCACAGCCGATGTATTTGATCAGGCACTCACACTTGAAGCATCTGTCAATGCACGTAATCATTTAGGTGGTACGGCACCAGAACAAGTCAAGCAAGCGATTGCGCGTGCTTATACGCGCATTGAGCAACTACAAGCTTAA
- the hemC gene encoding hydroxymethylbilane synthase: MTTLKIATRQSPLALWQAEYIRNRLEQLHAGLKVELVTFVTQGDKILDTPLAKIGGKGLFVKELEAALLDGRADLAVHSMKDVPMLLPDGLALAVICEREDPFDAFVSNTYTCFDELPLGAKLGTSSLRRKSQILKHRPDLDIIDLRGNVGTRLGKLDAGLYDAIILASAGLKRLGLTDRIRHGLSETVSLPAVGQGALGLECREDDQQTLDLIMPLMHEQSHVCVLAERAMNRHLEGGCQIPIAGFATLEGDQLSLEGRVGSLDGKTLLVSRLVAPKDQAEQLGVNVAKHLLEQGAAELLQALY, from the coding sequence ATGACTACTTTAAAAATCGCAACGCGTCAAAGTCCACTCGCACTTTGGCAGGCTGAATATATCCGAAATCGACTTGAGCAATTACATGCTGGGTTAAAAGTTGAATTGGTCACCTTTGTGACGCAAGGTGATAAAATTTTGGATACGCCTTTGGCGAAAATTGGTGGTAAAGGATTGTTTGTGAAGGAGCTTGAGGCTGCTTTACTTGATGGCCGTGCAGATTTAGCTGTCCATTCGATGAAAGATGTTCCAATGCTATTACCTGATGGCTTAGCCCTCGCGGTAATTTGTGAGCGAGAAGATCCTTTTGATGCTTTTGTTTCAAATACATATACATGTTTTGATGAACTGCCATTGGGCGCAAAGTTAGGCACATCGAGTCTGCGTCGTAAAAGTCAGATTCTAAAACACCGTCCAGACTTAGATATTATTGATTTAAGAGGAAATGTTGGAACACGTTTAGGTAAGCTTGATGCTGGATTATACGATGCCATTATATTGGCAAGTGCTGGTTTAAAGCGCTTAGGTCTGACAGATCGAATTCGACATGGTTTATCTGAAACAGTGAGTTTACCTGCGGTTGGCCAAGGTGCTTTAGGGCTTGAATGTCGAGAAGATGATCAGCAAACGTTAGATTTAATTATGCCGTTGATGCATGAACAGAGTCATGTTTGTGTACTGGCTGAACGTGCGATGAACCGTCATTTAGAGGGTGGATGTCAGATTCCGATTGCAGGATTTGCCACGCTTGAGGGTGATCAACTGAGTTTAGAAGGCCGTGTGGGGAGCCTCGATGGAAAAACACTTTTGGTTAGTCGTCTAGTTGCACCAAAAGATCAGGCTGAACAACTCGGGGTTAATGTTGCAAAACATTTATTAGAACAAGGTGCTGCGGAGTTACTGCAGGCACTTTATTAA
- a CDS encoding heme biosynthesis protein HemY has protein sequence MKKLLLIYIFIALILTALLSVLSYGDGAGYVYMLWHGIQIQSNIWVLVFSGLIFSFGMHLFWIVFKRYLSKEQRKLQEIINFDALHPYEQLGMIWILEGEEEQQDFIQEIFNQSGLLKEITQARILFKQKHYQQALMILDSSPPATFELAEIQRIEIYLALHDEQQVSTHLEFLNEHQLSPWLSQISHAYMQRLTTLWASFALQFPWRYLRVVTSPALGSEAMQAWLIQLLSQFEQASREDHIELEQKYIKDEEIIQSLAFETQVLWLKLLSRCAAMEIAHEKLALHLLELKFDQEVFYLWFQQQLMKPEPDYLLIENYILQLELRYPSMPVLSFAQWHILMATQRVSEAEQLLLRYPENILMDYLRIKSTLSGREDLIKQLNLVFENDANFIKFRM, from the coding sequence ATGAAAAAGCTGTTGTTGATCTATATTTTTATTGCTCTGATTTTGACAGCGCTCCTCAGCGTACTGAGTTATGGTGATGGTGCTGGCTATGTATATATGCTTTGGCATGGAATACAAATTCAGTCTAATATTTGGGTATTGGTTTTTTCTGGATTAATTTTTAGTTTTGGCATGCATTTATTTTGGATAGTGTTCAAACGATATTTATCCAAGGAGCAACGTAAACTACAAGAGATAATAAATTTTGATGCATTGCATCCTTATGAGCAGTTAGGGATGATTTGGATATTAGAAGGCGAGGAAGAACAGCAAGATTTTATTCAAGAAATTTTTAATCAATCAGGTTTATTAAAAGAAATTACACAAGCACGCATATTATTTAAACAAAAGCATTATCAGCAAGCATTAATGATATTAGATTCCAGTCCGCCAGCAACATTTGAATTGGCTGAAATACAGCGAATCGAAATTTATCTAGCACTCCATGATGAACAGCAGGTCTCCACTCATCTTGAGTTTTTAAATGAACATCAGCTCTCACCTTGGCTGAGCCAGATTAGCCATGCGTATATGCAGCGTTTGACAACACTTTGGGCAAGTTTTGCATTGCAGTTTCCTTGGCGCTATTTACGGGTCGTCACCTCGCCAGCTCTTGGTAGCGAAGCGATGCAGGCATGGTTGATTCAATTGCTAAGCCAATTTGAGCAAGCCAGTAGGGAAGACCACATAGAATTAGAACAAAAATATATTAAGGATGAGGAAATAATTCAAAGCCTGGCATTTGAAACACAGGTGCTTTGGCTCAAGTTATTATCACGCTGTGCAGCAATGGAGATTGCACATGAAAAACTAGCATTACATTTGTTGGAGCTCAAGTTTGACCAAGAGGTCTTTTATTTATGGTTTCAGCAACAGTTAATGAAACCTGAGCCTGATTATCTGCTTATTGAAAATTATATATTGCAGCTTGAATTAAGATATCCAAGTATGCCAGTTTTAAGCTTCGCACAATGGCACATATTAATGGCGACACAACGGGTGAGTGAGGCAGAACAGTTATTATTACGCTACCCTGAAAATATCTTAATGGACTATCTGCGGATTAAATCGACCTTGAGTGGGCGTGAAGACTTGATCAAACAGTTAAATTTAGTCTTTGAAAATGATGCAAATTTTATTAAATTTAGAATGTGA
- a CDS encoding NUDIX domain-containing protein yields the protein MDIILKASFDSNDLRIENRELVFHGFIQVEKVSLRHRLFEQNHETPTLTRELVRRKQAAGVLLYDDRQQSFALIEQFRIGAMDDPHSPWQLEIIAGVLDGDESPACCIRRESLEESGCEISTLEHLFSFYPSAGACDEIFHLYSAPVDLPMQGGIFGLEEEGENIKLHIIPYDKLNTLLHNQRLRNAPVIMALQWLKQHLLTQ from the coding sequence ATGGACATTATTCTAAAAGCGTCTTTTGATTCAAATGACCTTCGCATTGAAAATCGGGAATTGGTTTTTCATGGATTCATCCAAGTTGAAAAAGTCAGCTTACGACACCGTTTATTCGAGCAGAATCATGAAACCCCAACCCTGACACGTGAACTGGTTCGACGTAAGCAGGCTGCAGGTGTATTACTTTATGATGATCGTCAACAAAGCTTTGCGCTGATTGAACAGTTTCGAATTGGTGCGATGGATGACCCACACTCACCTTGGCAACTTGAAATCATCGCGGGTGTTTTAGATGGTGACGAAAGTCCAGCGTGTTGTATTCGACGTGAAAGTTTGGAAGAATCAGGTTGTGAAATTTCAACCCTTGAGCATCTTTTTAGTTTTTATCCTTCTGCGGGTGCTTGTGATGAAATCTTTCATCTGTATAGCGCTCCAGTCGATTTACCGATGCAAGGTGGTATATTCGGCCTTGAAGAAGAAGGCGAAAATATAAAATTGCACATTATTCCTTATGACAAATTAAACACTTTATTACATAATCAGCGTTTACGGAATGCACCCGTTATCATGGCATTACAATGGCTGAAACAACATTTATTAACGCAATAA
- the phoU gene encoding phosphate signaling complex protein PhoU, protein MKPSNPVLTHHISSQFNEDLLDVNTKFMTMGGLVEQQVASAIHALLDTNANLAIEVQFQDNVVNQYERDIDEALTLILARRHPAAIDLRMVIAMSKANTDLERIGDEAAKIARIAQTLCEEGESPRGYMETRHIGNQVRVMIHDALDAFARVDAEQALKVLLADADIDREYQSATRTLMTYMIEDPRYISRVINVMWVLRSLERIGDHARNISEQVIYMAKGLDVRHTSVEEIEEKVQQSN, encoded by the coding sequence TTGAAACCGAGTAATCCTGTTTTAACGCATCACATTTCTTCACAGTTCAATGAAGATTTGCTTGATGTAAACACCAAATTTATGACCATGGGCGGTTTAGTTGAGCAACAGGTGGCCAGCGCCATTCATGCTTTATTAGATACCAATGCAAATCTCGCCATAGAAGTGCAGTTTCAAGACAATGTCGTTAATCAATATGAACGAGATATTGATGAAGCCTTGACGCTTATTTTAGCGAGACGTCATCCTGCCGCAATCGACTTGCGTATGGTCATTGCAATGAGTAAGGCCAATACCGATTTAGAGCGGATTGGTGATGAAGCTGCGAAAATTGCGCGCATTGCCCAAACCTTATGTGAAGAAGGTGAGTCGCCTCGTGGCTATATGGAAACACGACATATTGGTAATCAAGTGCGTGTGATGATTCATGATGCCTTAGATGCCTTTGCCCGTGTTGATGCAGAACAAGCATTAAAGGTGTTGTTAGCTGATGCAGATATTGACCGCGAATATCAATCTGCCACGCGCACTTTAATGACTTATATGATTGAAGACCCACGTTACATTTCTAGAGTCATTAATGTGATGTGGGTATTGCGCTCACTCGAACGTATTGGTGATCACGCTCGCAATATTTCTGAGCAAGTGATTTATATGGCAAAAGGCTTAGATGTTCGACATACCAGCGTTGAAGAAATCGAAGAAAAAGTGCAGCAAAGCAACTAA
- a CDS encoding acyl-CoA thioesterase, translating into MNIFSQYPVIHEQKVAWGDMDAFGHVNNVIYYRYIESARIGYFDELNIFDYDVFSVVASNQCTYLKPVFYPDVLKIATRIEEMRQTAIRMHYVLYSETQQQIVATAEAVIVFVDKKEMKKALIPNQVRESIIGLEQTVNHDLILLNNKK; encoded by the coding sequence GTGAATATATTCAGCCAATACCCGGTTATCCACGAACAGAAAGTCGCCTGGGGGGATATGGATGCCTTTGGTCATGTTAATAATGTGATTTACTATCGTTATATAGAGAGTGCACGTATTGGCTATTTTGATGAGTTGAATATTTTTGATTATGATGTATTTAGTGTTGTTGCTTCAAATCAATGTACATATTTAAAGCCTGTATTTTATCCAGATGTTTTAAAAATTGCGACACGCATTGAAGAAATGAGACAAACTGCGATTCGAATGCATTATGTCTTATATAGTGAGACTCAACAGCAGATTGTAGCAACAGCAGAGGCGGTTATTGTGTTTGTTGATAAAAAAGAAATGAAAAAAGCATTAATTCCAAATCAGGTGAGAGAAAGTATTATAGGTTTGGAGCAAACTGTTAATCATGATTTAATTTTATTGAATAATAAAAAATAG
- the gspN gene encoding type II secretion system protein N, which produces MNKKSKNITWWLIGLIAFLIFVLLQVPATWLISKFYKDNQVLQNVSGNIWQGQADWHKSGLQGTVRWKTRPLDLVLLRLGADVEIHSGQTKLESTLGYGFGKKIIIRQLNGQIAPDTLKTLVNWQWPANPIQLSETQFNFNQENGFSQAEGNLQWGGGELVYTFAERQDRMNMPALNGKLKDEAGKLQFDIQDLRSQKMANIAFDQNLMLDVQLTQRLLQNVPSYDGKAGLDTYVISTRQPLLQRGL; this is translated from the coding sequence ATGAATAAAAAATCAAAAAATATAACATGGTGGTTAATTGGCCTCATCGCTTTTTTAATATTCGTGTTGTTACAGGTTCCAGCGACTTGGCTCATTTCAAAGTTTTATAAAGATAATCAAGTATTACAAAATGTGAGTGGGAATATTTGGCAAGGACAAGCAGATTGGCATAAAAGTGGCTTACAGGGAACGGTCCGTTGGAAAACACGCCCTTTAGATTTAGTATTATTGCGTTTAGGTGCAGATGTAGAAATTCATAGTGGTCAAACGAAATTAGAATCGACGCTCGGTTATGGTTTTGGTAAGAAGATTATAATAAGGCAGTTAAACGGACAAATTGCACCAGATACTTTAAAAACGTTAGTTAATTGGCAATGGCCTGCTAATCCGATTCAATTAAGTGAGACACAGTTTAACTTTAATCAGGAAAATGGTTTTAGTCAGGCTGAAGGTAATTTGCAGTGGGGTGGTGGGGAATTAGTTTATACCTTTGCGGAACGCCAAGATCGTATGAATATGCCAGCATTGAATGGCAAGTTAAAAGATGAGGCGGGTAAATTGCAATTTGATATTCAAGACCTACGCAGTCAAAAAATGGCCAATATTGCATTTGATCAAAACCTCATGCTTGATGTACAACTGACACAGCGCTTATTACAAAATGTTCCTTCTTATGATGGTAAAGCGGGCTTGGATACTTATGTTATTTCGACACGTCAGCCTTTATTGCAGCGTGGTCTTTGA
- the thiC gene encoding phosphomethylpyrimidine synthase ThiC codes for MNQLTNLSSATLSAQHEQDAKDLTRILPASQKIYVQGSRPDIQVPFRAISLTDTPTGLGGEINPSIMVYDTSGVYTDPTVTIDLNQGLPKLRDAWIAERNDTDQLDNLSSRFGRERLNDIRTANIRFAHIQNPLRAKADRNVTQMHYAKQGIITPEMEYIAIRENQRQQEDVDQRQHAGQNFGAKNLREITPEFVRQEVAEGRAIIPANINHPELEPMIIGRNFLVKINANIGNSALGSSIDEEVAKMTWATRWGADTIMDLSTGKNIHETREWIIRNSPVPIGTVPIYQALEKVDGVAEDLTWEIFKDTLIEQAEQGVDYFTIHAGVLLHYVPMTANRLTGIVSRGGSIMAQWCLAHHQENFLYTHFDEICEIMKAYDISFSLGDGLRPGCIQDANDEAQFSELRTLGELTHRAWKHDVQVMIEGPGHVPMHMIKENMDLQLEVCQEAPFYTLGPLTTDIAPGYDHITSAIGAAMIGWYGTAMLCYVTPKEHLGLPNKKDVKDGIITYKIAAHAADLAKGHPGAQVRDNALSKARFEFRWEDQFNLSLDPDTARSMHDETMPKEAHKSAHFCSMCGPKFCSMKITQNVRDYAQNLEKSKETGVSAAEVEAGMNTMKNVYQEQGQQLYHKV; via the coding sequence ATGAACCAGTTAACGAATCTTTCTTCAGCTACTCTTTCTGCTCAACATGAGCAAGACGCCAAAGATCTCACTCGAATTCTCCCTGCTTCCCAAAAAATCTATGTCCAAGGATCTCGTCCAGATATTCAAGTGCCTTTCCGCGCCATCAGCTTAACTGATACGCCAACGGGTTTAGGCGGTGAGATCAATCCATCGATTATGGTTTACGACACCTCAGGGGTGTATACCGATCCAACGGTAACAATTGATTTAAATCAAGGTTTACCTAAATTACGTGATGCTTGGATTGCTGAACGAAATGATACCGATCAACTTGATAACCTCAGTTCGCGTTTTGGTCGTGAACGTTTAAACGATATTCGCACGGCCAATATTCGCTTTGCTCATATTCAAAACCCACTTCGTGCGAAAGCGGATAGAAATGTAACGCAAATGCATTATGCCAAACAGGGCATCATTACCCCTGAAATGGAATATATTGCAATCCGTGAAAACCAACGTCAGCAAGAAGACGTCGATCAACGCCAACATGCTGGTCAAAACTTTGGTGCAAAAAATCTGCGTGAAATCACGCCAGAATTTGTACGTCAAGAAGTTGCTGAAGGCCGTGCCATTATTCCTGCCAACATTAACCACCCCGAACTTGAACCCATGATTATTGGGCGTAACTTTTTAGTGAAAATTAATGCCAATATTGGTAACTCAGCACTGGGTTCAAGCATTGATGAAGAAGTTGCTAAAATGACGTGGGCAACCCGCTGGGGCGCAGACACCATCATGGATCTTTCGACGGGTAAAAACATTCATGAAACCCGCGAATGGATTATTCGTAACTCACCAGTCCCGATTGGCACCGTTCCCATTTATCAAGCCTTAGAAAAAGTAGATGGTGTTGCAGAAGATCTAACCTGGGAAATTTTCAAAGACACCCTCATTGAGCAAGCCGAGCAAGGCGTGGATTACTTTACTATTCATGCAGGCGTACTGCTGCATTATGTGCCAATGACGGCCAATCGCTTGACTGGCATCGTGTCGCGTGGTGGTTCTATTATGGCGCAGTGGTGTTTGGCACATCATCAAGAAAACTTTTTATATACGCACTTTGATGAAATTTGCGAAATCATGAAAGCCTATGATATCTCTTTCAGTTTAGGCGATGGTTTACGTCCTGGTTGTATTCAAGATGCCAATGACGAGGCCCAGTTCAGCGAACTTCGGACTTTAGGTGAATTAACCCACCGCGCTTGGAAGCATGATGTGCAAGTGATGATTGAAGGTCCAGGCCATGTGCCAATGCATATGATTAAAGAAAACATGGATCTACAACTTGAAGTTTGTCAGGAAGCCCCATTCTATACGCTTGGCCCACTGACCACAGATATTGCCCCTGGTTATGACCACATTACCTCAGCGATTGGGGCTGCGATGATTGGTTGGTATGGCACAGCAATGTTGTGCTATGTCACACCGAAAGAGCATTTGGGTCTACCCAACAAAAAAGATGTGAAAGACGGCATTATCACCTACAAAATTGCAGCACATGCCGCTGATTTAGCCAAAGGTCATCCTGGTGCACAAGTCCGTGACAATGCTTTGTCAAAAGCTCGTTTTGAATTCCGTTGGGAAGATCAGTTCAATTTGAGTTTAGATCCAGACACAGCACGTAGCATGCATGATGAAACGATGCCGAAAGAAGCACATAAATCTGCGCATTTCTGTTCAATGTGCGGACCAAAATTCTGTTCGATGAAAATCACTCAGAATGTACGTGACTATGCGCAGAATCTCGAAAAATCTAAAGAAACAGGCGTATCTGCAGCTGAGGTTGAGGCGGGAATGAACACCATGAAAAATGTTTATCAAGAACAAGGTCAACAGCTTTACCACAAGGTCTAG
- a CDS encoding H-NS histone family protein: MPDISKMSVEELKRLTAEAEALIESKKDQAVEDAYNQIIEIAGAAGLSLEQFIEYGAQKRKKTTRKAVEPRYRNTNNSAETWTGRGKQPRWLVAEIEKGAKLEDFLI; this comes from the coding sequence ATGCCAGATATTAGTAAGATGTCAGTTGAAGAATTAAAACGTTTAACAGCTGAAGCGGAAGCATTAATTGAGTCAAAGAAAGATCAAGCAGTTGAAGATGCATATAATCAAATTATTGAAATTGCAGGCGCGGCAGGTTTGAGTTTAGAACAGTTCATCGAATATGGTGCTCAGAAACGTAAGAAGACGACACGTAAAGCAGTTGAGCCACGCTATCGCAACACCAATAATTCAGCTGAAACTTGGACTGGTCGCGGTAAGCAACCACGTTGGTTAGTGGCAGAAATTGAGAAAGGTGCGAAATTAGAGGATTTCCTCATCTAA
- a CDS encoding LytR/AlgR family response regulator transcription factor: MNILISDDEPLAVERLSRLVSQLGHQVVATAQNGKQVLELAQQYEPDVVLLDIQMPVMDGLSCAQHLTQLNPMPAVVFCTAYDQHALNAIQSQASGYLIKPIAQSELQRVLNNLTKLTQAQMSNIEKKQSMEKTTQRQQIVAKTYRGVELIPTENIYYFLADQKYVAVRHKNGSVLIDETLKELEQEFADKFIRIHRNALISLDYLDGLELVTSGQYQVRCREIEEKLAVSRRHLPILRERIYHL; this comes from the coding sequence ATGAATATCCTGATTAGTGATGATGAGCCACTCGCAGTGGAGCGTTTGTCTCGACTCGTATCGCAATTGGGTCACCAAGTTGTTGCAACCGCACAAAATGGAAAGCAGGTACTTGAATTGGCTCAGCAGTATGAGCCTGATGTTGTATTACTCGACATTCAAATGCCTGTCATGGATGGATTATCTTGTGCACAACATTTAACTCAACTCAATCCAATGCCCGCAGTGGTGTTTTGTACCGCATATGACCAACATGCTTTAAATGCGATTCAGTCGCAGGCGAGTGGGTATTTGATTAAACCTATCGCTCAATCAGAATTACAGCGTGTATTAAATAATTTAACCAAACTGACTCAAGCTCAGATGTCTAATATAGAAAAAAAACAATCTATGGAAAAAACGACTCAGCGACAGCAAATTGTTGCAAAAACTTATCGTGGTGTGGAGTTAATTCCCACCGAAAATATTTATTATTTTTTAGCAGATCAAAAATATGTGGCTGTCCGACATAAGAATGGCAGTGTGCTTATAGATGAAACATTAAAAGAACTTGAGCAAGAATTTGCTGATAAGTTTATTCGCATTCATCGCAATGCTTTAATCTCATTGGATTATTTAGATGGATTGGAGCTAGTAACCTCCGGACAATACCAAGTGCGTTGTCGTGAAATTGAAGAAAAGCTCGCGGTTAGCCGTCGTCATTTACCTATTTTAAGAGAGAGAATTTACCATTTATGA
- a CDS encoding oxidative damage protection protein, whose product MSKQVFCRKYQKEMDALDFAPFPGAKGEALFNSVSKQAWQEWLKHQTTLINEKRLNVFEPETKVFLEEQREKFFNNDDAVEKAEGWTPEA is encoded by the coding sequence ATGTCGAAACAAGTCTTTTGCCGTAAATACCAAAAAGAAATGGATGCCCTAGATTTTGCACCATTCCCAGGTGCAAAGGGTGAGGCGTTATTCAATAGCGTATCGAAACAAGCATGGCAAGAATGGCTCAAACATCAAACGACGTTAATTAATGAAAAACGTTTAAATGTTTTTGAACCTGAAACCAAGGTTTTTCTGGAAGAACAACGCGAAAAGTTTTTCAACAACGATGACGCTGTAGAAAAAGCGGAAGGTTGGACACCAGAAGCATAA
- a CDS encoding uroporphyrinogen-III synthase, translated as MLFINTRPADRAQALTQCLVQAHFQVLDLPLLALQPLPYNAQLQQQFTQLAAVQAIVVVSPTAVEVGLAYLQRSQVKLEQLQHIEWIAVGKKTAAVLAQHGIIASVPEVETSEGMLQLPLFTQRPDLKAIAFWRGIGGRAFMMQQCQQKNIAVVNMLLYARCFPESSKQQFQTFLTMMQREPQPFVMNISSEASWCYWLDLCESHSDILQKGHYLVLGRRLYQILLEDRKSKNFCFNITSLENLEENTVLQTLSLLQRSL; from the coding sequence ATGTTATTTATTAATACGCGCCCGGCAGATCGAGCCCAAGCACTGACCCAGTGCTTGGTACAAGCTCACTTTCAGGTGCTTGATCTTCCATTGTTGGCATTGCAGCCCTTGCCGTATAATGCGCAATTACAGCAACAATTCACACAATTGGCCGCTGTTCAGGCGATTGTCGTGGTGAGTCCAACCGCTGTGGAGGTTGGCTTGGCCTATCTGCAAAGAAGTCAGGTCAAGCTTGAACAATTACAGCATATTGAATGGATTGCTGTTGGCAAGAAAACCGCAGCTGTTCTAGCGCAGCATGGGATTATAGCTTCCGTACCCGAAGTAGAAACCTCAGAGGGCATGCTACAACTGCCCTTATTTACGCAGCGCCCAGATTTAAAAGCAATCGCATTTTGGCGTGGTATCGGTGGTCGAGCATTTATGATGCAGCAGTGCCAACAAAAAAATATTGCTGTTGTGAATATGCTGTTATATGCGCGTTGCTTTCCAGAGTCTAGCAAACAACAGTTTCAGACTTTTTTGACCATGATGCAGCGTGAGCCGCAACCTTTTGTAATGAATATCAGTAGTGAAGCCAGTTGGTGTTATTGGTTGGATTTGTGTGAATCGCATTCGGATATTCTGCAAAAAGGGCATTATTTGGTTCTTGGTAGGCGTTTGTATCAAATTTTGCTAGAAGATAGAAAAAGTAAAAATTTTTGCTTTAATATAACTTCCTTGGAAAATTTGGAAGAAAATACGGTGTTACAGACCCTCTCACTGCTGCAAAGGTCCTTATGA